The following are from one region of the Dreissena polymorpha isolate Duluth1 chromosome 2, UMN_Dpol_1.0, whole genome shotgun sequence genome:
- the LOC127866874 gene encoding N-sulphoglucosamine sulphohydrolase-like: MKDYLTLLSIVFLCYFLAGAESKNVLVLLADDAGFETKVYNNSVCKTPNLDKLGERSLIFRNAFTSVSSCSPSRSVVLTGLPQHQNGMYGLYQGYHHFTSFDEVQSLPKILQDHNIRTGIVGKKHVGPEEVYPFDYEMTEEQHSILQVGRNISYMRNLVRKFLQANDSRPFFLYIGFHDPHRCGHENPKYGTFCEMFGNGEPGMGTIPDWEPVTYNPSEVEVPYFVQDTPAARLDIAKQYTTISRLDQGVGLMLEELEQSGHADDTLVLFSSDNGIPFINGRTNLYDSGMAEPFLLYSPFHIKRQGQVSDALVSHVDITPTVLDWFNISYPTYTVNNKPVQPTGKSLLPVLDIEPKTGFDTVYASHNLHEVTMYYPMRVIRNRQYKLIHNLNFKMPYGIDQDFFISDSFQDILNRTRAGEPTHWFKTLSEYYYRASWELFDILNDPMERKNLVNHPDDKYQDIFQELKGQLLLWQNLTSDPWICAPWGVLEDAGPYKSSPQCFDLDNNLEGRREHGEL, from the exons ATGAAGGATTACTTGACACTGTTGAGTATTGTTTTTCTTTGCTATTTTCTAGCAGGGGCAGAATCGAAGAATGTGCTTGTTTTGCTTG CGGATGATGCAGGATTTGAGACAAAAGTATACAACAATAGTGTGTGTAAAACACCAAATCTGGACAAACTGGGAGAGCGAAGTCTAATCTTCAGGAATGCCTTCACATCGGTCAGCAGTTGTTCACCCAGCCG CTCGGTGGTGCTGACAGGTTTGCCCCAGCACCAGAATGGCATGTATGGGCTATACCAGGGCTACCATCACTTCACAAGCTTTGACGAGGTACAAAGTCTGCCCAAGATCCTGCAGGACCACAATATTAGAACAG GAATAGTTGGCAAGAAGCATGTTGGCCCCGAGGAAGTGTACCCGTTTGACTACGAGATGACCGAGGAACAGCACTCCATTCTCCAGGTGGGCAGGAACATCTCATACATGAGGAACCTCGTGAGGAAATTCCTCCAGGCTAACGACTCCAG GCCATTTTTCCTGTACATCGGTTTCCATGACCCTCATCGTTGTGGCCACGAGAATCCCAAGTACGGTACCTTCTGTGAGATGTTTGGGAACGGGGAACCGGGCATGGGTACCATCCCTGACTGGGAACCAGTGACCTATAACCCCTCAGAGGTCGAGGTGCCCTACTTTGTGCAGGACACACCCGCAGCCAGACTGGATATTGCCAAGCAGTACACCACCATTAGTAGACTGGACCAAG GAGTGGGTCTCATGCTAGAGGAGCTGGAGCAGTCAGGGCATGCAGACGACACTCTTGTGCTGTTCTCTTCAGACAACGGCATTCCATTCATCAATGGACGAACTAATCTGTATGATTCTGGTATGGCAGAACCATTTTTGCTGTATTCACCGTTCCACATCAAGAGGCAAGGGCAG GTCAGTGATGCATTGGTCAGTCATGTGGATATCACTCCAACCGTTCTAGACTGGTTCAACATTTCATATCCAACTTACACAGTCAACAACAAACCAGTCCAACCCACTGGCAAATCTCTACTTCCTGTCCTAGATATTGAACCCAAGACTGGTTTTGACACAGTGTATGCCAGTCATAACCTCCATGAGGTTACAATGTACTACCCAATGCGTGTCATCCGTAACAGGCAATACAAGTTAATTCATAATCTGAATTTTAAAATGCCATATGGTATTGACCAGGACTTCTTCATTTCTGATTCATTTCAAGATATTCTGAACAGAACTCGAGCTGGAGAGCCGACCCACTGGTTTAAAACATTGAGTGAATATTACTACAGGGCGTCATGGGAGCTCTTTGACATTCTGAATGACCCCATGGAGAGAAAAAACCTTGTCAATCACCCGGATGACAAATACCAGGACATCTTTCAGGAGTTGAAAGGTCAACTGTTGTTATGGCAGAACCTGACCTCTGATCCCTGGATCTGTGCCCCCTGGGGGGTCCTGGAGGATGCTGGGCCCTACAAGAGTTCACCTCAGTGCTTTGACCTTGACAATAACCTTGAGGGTCGCAGGGAACATGGAGAATTATGA